Part of the Kitasatospora sp. NBC_01266 genome, GGTGATGGGGACGCACGAGCGCTGGACGCGGCTGCTCGAGATCCTGGGCGACCGGGGTCGGATCGAAGTCGGTGAGGCGGCCGAGCTGTTGGGCGTCTCGATGGCGACGGTCCGCCGCGACATGGAGGAACTGGCCCAGCAGCAGCTGCTCACCCGCACCCGTGGCGGCGCGGTGCTGAGCGGAGTCGCGTACGACCTGCCGCTGCGCTACAAGACCGCGCGCCAGGCGGACGAGAAGAACCGGATCGCCAAGGCCGCCGCCGCCCTGGTACCGCCCGGTGCGGTGGTGGGGCTGAACGGTGGCACGACCACCTCGGAAGTGGCCCGCGAGCTGGCCACCCGGGCCGACCTCGCGGACCACGGCGGCGGTGGGACGGCGCTGACCATCGTCACCAACGCGATCAACATCGCCAACGAGCTGGCGGTGCGGCCGTATGTGAAGACGTTGGTCACCGGAGGCGTGGCCCGGCCCAACTCCTATGAGTTGACAGGGCCGTTGGCGGCACTGGTACTCCAGGGCATCTCGCTGGACTACGCGATCCTCGGGGTCAACGCGGTCCACCCGAAGTTCGGCGCCGCCACCCACGACGAGGGCGAGGCCA contains:
- a CDS encoding DeoR/GlpR family DNA-binding transcription regulator translates to MGTHERWTRLLEILGDRGRIEVGEAAELLGVSMATVRRDMEELAQQQLLTRTRGGAVLSGVAYDLPLRYKTARQADEKNRIAKAAAALVPPGAVVGLNGGTTTSEVARELATRADLADHGGGGTALTIVTNAINIANELAVRPYVKTLVTGGVARPNSYELTGPLAALVLQGISLDYAILGVNAVHPKFGAATHDEGEASANRAMAERAEKVIVVADSTKLGKRAFAQVCAVGEMAVLVTDKDAPDELVEHLSGQGVDVLCV